The following coding sequences lie in one Paracidovorax avenae genomic window:
- the rph gene encoding ribonuclease PH, with protein sequence MPSSSLSVPFERSAGRGVDALRPVRITRHYTMHAEGSVLVEFGHTKVLCTASVEERVPPHKRGSGEGWVTAEYGMLPRATHTRSDREAARGKQSGRTQEIQRLIGRSLRAVFDLRALGERTIQLDCDVLQADGGTRTAAITGAWVAAHDAVSALLAAGKIAASPITAPLAAVSVGIVQGTPLLDLEYTEDVQCDTDMNVVMMDGGRFVEVQGTAEGVAFTRSEMDRLLDLAAQGVGALIALQRQALSAPASRL encoded by the coding sequence ATGCCTTCCTCCTCCCTTTCCGTCCCCTTCGAGCGCAGCGCGGGCCGCGGCGTCGATGCCCTGCGCCCCGTGCGCATCACCCGCCACTACACCATGCATGCGGAAGGCTCGGTGCTGGTCGAGTTCGGGCACACGAAGGTGCTGTGCACCGCCTCCGTCGAGGAGCGGGTGCCGCCGCACAAGCGCGGCAGCGGGGAAGGCTGGGTGACGGCGGAGTACGGCATGCTGCCGCGCGCGACCCACACCCGCAGCGACCGCGAGGCCGCTCGGGGCAAGCAGAGCGGACGCACGCAGGAAATCCAGCGCCTGATCGGCCGCAGCCTGCGGGCGGTGTTCGACCTGCGCGCGCTGGGGGAGCGCACCATCCAGCTCGATTGCGACGTGCTGCAGGCCGACGGCGGTACGCGCACGGCGGCCATCACCGGTGCCTGGGTCGCTGCGCACGACGCCGTATCGGCCCTGCTGGCGGCCGGGAAGATCGCCGCGTCGCCCATCACGGCGCCGCTGGCGGCCGTGTCGGTGGGCATCGTGCAGGGCACGCCGCTGCTCGACCTGGAGTACACCGAGGATGTGCAGTGCGACACCGACATGAACGTCGTCATGATGGACGGCGGCCGGTTCGTCGAAGTGCAGGGAACGGCGGAAGGTGTCGCGTTCACGCGCAGCGAGATGGACCGGCTGCTCGACCTGGCCGCGCAGGGCGTGGGCGCTCTCATCGCCCTGCAGCGGCAGGCCCTGTCGGCGCCGGCATCCCGCCTGTGA
- a CDS encoding PP2C family serine/threonine-protein phosphatase, which yields MKFSVFQVSRRGGREINEDRMGYCYTRESSLFVLADGMGGHPDGEVAAQIAVQTVSAAFQRQAKPVLPSVDAFLAEALLAAHHQILRYASDRGMLDTPRTTLVAAVVQSGSASWVHCGDSRLYMVRSGELLTRTRDHSYMELRNASLPGMDRMNRNVLFTCLGSPTKPIYDITGPVALEQGDRLLLCSDGLWGALDDASIARQLGRLPVSQAVPELVEDALRRAGDSSDNVTVVAMEWETPDTFESTQGISTHSIGDDGFASTIQAGPFEAGAGDELDDLDDEAIERSIAEINEAIRRSAARKT from the coding sequence ATGAAATTCTCGGTCTTCCAGGTGAGCCGCCGTGGCGGCCGCGAGATCAACGAGGACCGGATGGGCTACTGCTACACCCGGGAGTCCAGTCTCTTCGTGCTGGCCGACGGTATGGGGGGACATCCGGATGGCGAGGTGGCCGCGCAGATCGCGGTGCAGACGGTGTCCGCCGCGTTCCAGCGCCAGGCCAAGCCTGTGCTGCCTTCGGTGGACGCCTTCCTGGCCGAGGCCCTGCTCGCCGCGCACCACCAGATCCTGCGGTACGCCAGCGACCGGGGCATGCTGGACACGCCCCGCACCACGCTCGTCGCGGCGGTGGTGCAGTCGGGCAGCGCGAGCTGGGTGCATTGCGGGGATTCCCGCCTCTACATGGTCCGCTCCGGCGAACTGCTCACGCGCACCCGCGACCACTCCTACATGGAGCTGCGCAATGCCTCCCTGCCCGGCATGGACCGCATGAACCGCAACGTGCTGTTCACCTGCCTGGGGTCTCCGACCAAGCCCATCTACGACATCACCGGGCCGGTCGCGCTGGAGCAGGGCGACCGCCTGCTGCTGTGCTCCGACGGCCTGTGGGGCGCGCTGGACGATGCCTCCATCGCGCGCCAGCTCGGGAGGCTGCCAGTGTCCCAGGCGGTGCCGGAGCTGGTGGAGGATGCCCTGCGCAGGGCGGGGGATAGCAGCGACAACGTCACGGTGGTGGCCATGGAGTGGGAAACTCCGGATACCTTCGAGTCCACCCAGGGCATATCGACGCACAGCATCGGCGACGACGGCTTCGCTTCCACCATCCAGGCCGGGCCGTTCGAGGCCGGAGCGGGCGACGAACTGGATGACCTCGACGACGAGGCGATCGAACGCTCCATCGCCGAGATCAACGAGGCGATCCGCCGCTCGGCCGCGCGCAAGACCTGA